The following coding sequences lie in one Streptomyces albofaciens JCM 4342 genomic window:
- a CDS encoding Rv2175c family DNA-binding protein, producing MTEIDAKIDGLVPAWLTLPDIAEMIGVEVTRVRQLVKEGQLIAVRRGENRALHVPADFIKDGKVVKGLVGTLTLLRDDGFTDEEMLEWLFTADETLPGTPAQALRENRGTEVKRRAQALAV from the coding sequence GTGACCGAGATTGACGCAAAGATCGATGGACTCGTTCCCGCCTGGCTCACCCTCCCCGACATCGCCGAGATGATCGGCGTCGAGGTGACGCGTGTGCGGCAGCTGGTGAAGGAGGGCCAGCTGATCGCGGTGCGCCGTGGCGAGAACCGTGCCCTTCACGTGCCGGCCGACTTCATCAAGGACGGCAAGGTCGTCAAGGGGCTCGTCGGGACGCTCACGCTCCTGCGGGACGACGGCTTCACCGACGAGGAGATGCTGGAGTGGCTCTTCACCGCCGACGAAACCCTGCCCGGCACCCCCGCCCAGGCCCTGCGTGAGAATCGCGGTACGGAGGTGAAGCGCCGGGCCCAGGCGCTCGCCGTCTAG